In Kordiimonas sp. SCSIO 12610, the following are encoded in one genomic region:
- a CDS encoding anti-phage deoxyguanosine triphosphatase, with protein sequence MNKWEQRRDGWKPGEGDARNSWDVDYGRIIHSASFRRLQSKTQILNLGDGDFYRTRLTHSLEVAQIASGLTKQLAFDNLDNSELKDVLPEEKLIQTIAMTHDLGHPPFGHGGEIALNYCMREHGGFEGNGQTLRILSKLEKMSKNDGANLSRRTLLGVLKYPVPYSAVKNRQIHPSMINGDKPLKLLDKNSSKPPKCYHDTEQDIVNWIMEPLSEKDRLQFVAFDPVVGKHAKSKHKSFDCSIMDLADEISYGVHDFEDAITLGMLTEQHFRKYVSAEDCAPFIEFAARRNSQELDNDQYEGLIKLLFNNGSKRKKYINLLVGYFIQNVQFIRIEEFAEPLIQYRAVLRKGDRKLLDSLIEIVKHKMILSAEVQHLEFRGQMMVLKVFDVLTSDPYCYLPEDIFEKYIDQNKNPRIVCDYIAGMTDNHLVKIYNRLFSPNEGSVFEKI encoded by the coding sequence ATGAACAAATGGGAACAGCGTCGTGACGGTTGGAAACCAGGAGAAGGAGATGCGAGAAATAGTTGGGATGTCGATTATGGACGTATAATACATAGTGCTTCATTTAGGCGACTGCAAAGTAAGACACAAATTTTAAATCTTGGAGATGGCGACTTTTACAGAACAAGATTAACTCATTCTCTAGAGGTGGCTCAGATCGCAAGTGGGCTAACCAAACAATTAGCATTTGATAATCTCGACAACTCAGAACTTAAAGATGTTTTACCTGAGGAAAAGCTTATACAGACAATAGCTATGACACATGACTTAGGTCACCCTCCTTTTGGTCATGGGGGTGAAATAGCCTTAAATTATTGTATGCGCGAACATGGCGGCTTTGAAGGGAATGGCCAGACGTTGCGAATACTTTCAAAGCTAGAAAAAATGTCTAAGAACGATGGGGCCAATCTTAGCCGGCGGACACTTTTAGGTGTATTGAAATATCCCGTGCCATATTCAGCGGTTAAAAATAGACAAATACATCCTTCTATGATCAATGGAGATAAACCATTAAAATTACTAGATAAAAATTCATCTAAACCGCCTAAATGTTATCATGATACAGAGCAGGACATAGTAAATTGGATAATGGAGCCATTATCTGAAAAGGATAGGCTACAGTTTGTAGCCTTTGATCCGGTTGTCGGTAAACATGCCAAAAGTAAACATAAGTCTTTTGATTGCAGCATTATGGACCTCGCTGACGAGATATCATACGGGGTCCATGATTTTGAAGACGCCATAACATTGGGAATGTTAACGGAACAACATTTCCGTAAATATGTTTCAGCGGAAGATTGTGCACCATTTATTGAATTTGCAGCCAGAAGAAATTCACAAGAATTGGATAATGATCAATATGAAGGCCTTATTAAATTGCTTTTTAATAACGGTAGTAAGCGCAAAAAATACATCAATCTATTGGTGGGTTACTTTATCCAAAACGTACAATTTATTCGAATAGAAGAGTTTGCGGAGCCCCTTATACAATATAGAGCAGTGTTACGGAAAGGCGACAGAAAACTACTGGATTCTCTCATTGAGATTGTTAAACATAAAATGATTCTTAGTGCCGAGGTACAGCATCTAGAGTTTAGAGGTCAAATGATGGTTTTGAAAGTATTTGATGTTCTTACCAGTGACCCATATTGCTATTTACCCGAAGATATTTTCGAAAAATACATTGACCAGAATAAAAACCCTAGGATTGTATGCGACTATATAGCGGGAATGACTGATAATCATTTAGTGAAGATTTACAATAGACTCTTCAGCCCAAACGAAGGGTCTGTATTTGAGAAAATATAA
- a CDS encoding DNA cytosine methyltransferase, producing MALKYIDLFSGCGGLSLGLEQAGFELVLAVEKSDMAAETFYHNFIKRLHGEDEWQSYCSKPIEDQAVSKLVVNELRAVLDSDQIMTDLVSQEVDLVAGGPPCQGFSMAGRRNPDDIRNQLPWQFLEMVERVSPKAVIMENVVGMSRRFEKHGKDSPFEQIQQILRETGKGYIVQPVLLNAMHFGVPQHRPRIMILALRADIAKQQNMQDSTSVWKSDFDDPALDTIMKKPELAPEGTHFGDNILTVRDALWDIRSKGYWLNNTNENYQIPENSYADHMRNDVSWMPTKIAQVNRKNALTNHNLRNHASHIQQRFRIYQILQRYDVPAKVMGIPVDIELSEEQKHSLLDVKLSSVSFPCKAPDGKLVARSLKGLKKHIFDLHTKKHSQRPLRDNQPSPTVLSLPDDFVHPYEARTLTVREMARFQSFPDTFEFRAKETTGGLKRRTEVPQYTQVGNAVPPKMAHSVGIKISQILTRFKLHYKQSHHI from the coding sequence ATGGCATTAAAGTATATCGATTTATTCTCTGGATGTGGGGGATTATCATTAGGGCTTGAGCAAGCTGGTTTTGAACTTGTTTTAGCTGTTGAGAAGTCTGATATGGCCGCTGAAACTTTTTATCACAACTTCATAAAAAGATTACATGGGGAAGACGAATGGCAATCATACTGCTCAAAACCCATTGAAGATCAGGCAGTATCGAAGTTGGTAGTGAATGAACTACGTGCAGTACTTGATAGTGATCAAATCATGACGGACCTTGTCAGCCAAGAAGTCGACCTTGTTGCTGGAGGGCCTCCTTGTCAAGGCTTCTCAATGGCAGGCCGTCGAAATCCTGATGATATTCGAAATCAACTCCCATGGCAGTTTCTGGAAATGGTTGAACGCGTATCTCCTAAAGCTGTAATCATGGAAAATGTTGTGGGGATGAGCCGCCGCTTTGAAAAACATGGAAAAGACAGCCCTTTTGAACAAATTCAACAAATTCTTCGCGAGACAGGAAAAGGCTATATAGTCCAACCTGTACTATTAAACGCAATGCATTTTGGCGTTCCGCAACATCGCCCAAGAATTATGATACTGGCATTAAGAGCAGACATCGCTAAACAACAAAACATGCAAGACTCTACAAGTGTTTGGAAGTCTGATTTCGATGACCCTGCATTAGACACAATTATGAAAAAACCTGAATTAGCGCCCGAAGGCACTCATTTTGGCGATAATATTTTAACAGTACGTGATGCTTTATGGGATATTCGATCTAAAGGATATTGGCTAAACAACACCAATGAAAATTACCAAATTCCTGAAAACTCTTATGCTGATCATATGCGTAACGACGTAAGTTGGATGCCTACGAAAATCGCTCAAGTTAACCGTAAGAACGCACTTACAAATCATAATTTACGAAATCATGCATCACATATTCAACAAAGATTTAGAATTTATCAAATTCTCCAAAGATATGATGTGCCCGCAAAGGTAATGGGAATTCCTGTTGATATAGAATTATCGGAAGAACAAAAGCATTCGCTACTCGACGTAAAGTTATCTAGTGTATCATTTCCCTGCAAAGCGCCAGATGGTAAGCTCGTTGCGCGTTCACTAAAAGGCCTCAAAAAACATATTTTTGACTTACACACAAAGAAACACAGCCAACGCCCATTGAGAGATAACCAGCCTTCACCAACCGTTCTAAGTTTGCCCGATGATTTCGTACATCCATATGAAGCACGGACACTCACTGTGCGTGAAATGGCTCGTTTTCAGTCTTTCCCAGATACATTTGAATTTAGGGCAAAAGAAACAACAGGCGGCTTAAAACGCAGAACAGAAGTACCACAGTATACCCAAGTTGGGAATGCAGTTCCCCCTAAGATGGCTCATTCAGTAGGTATAAAGATTTCACAAATATTAACCCGCTTTAAACTACATTACAAACAGTCACACCACATATAA
- a CDS encoding MvaI/BcnI family restriction endonuclease, which yields MLTKSDVDTKPVVDLFSSLGVEFALLVPTVTAMKKSIIDATRGFRSFLEITDLHFYGKQLQGPDNKVLLPLKMFSGNYEVDKMASLYRPVTKNGDPRIWFYGLKAIANHNNLLAMIKYNDGIALFNCSSRKTWDGLIDPDSDIRNFIRATKEKQNEIKQELLFKLKDIAKLGFVKAVGHGPKAVGETLESLLGIAANSSKKPDYKGIEIKSGNASKSGNTTKLKTIISMAPDWKRSNVSNAVDLLSSHAYMSDGRLSLAFTMHSQQPNTKNWQLTVDIEGDILWAGKPVESDAEILFWDMQKLMDRMRVKHRMTAWVSAKKKVENGATYFKYEKVTFTDNPPISQVPYRLADGTLKVDLTMHLKENGKARDHGYLFRVQEKDHHLMFPQPEVISLM from the coding sequence ATGCTAACTAAATCTGATGTGGATACAAAACCTGTCGTAGATTTGTTTTCTTCACTCGGCGTGGAATTTGCTCTACTTGTACCCACTGTAACTGCAATGAAAAAAAGCATTATTGATGCGACAAGAGGCTTTAGGAGCTTCTTAGAAATTACTGATTTGCACTTTTATGGCAAGCAATTGCAAGGTCCTGACAATAAAGTTCTGTTACCGTTAAAGATGTTTTCTGGTAATTATGAAGTTGACAAAATGGCCAGCCTCTATCGCCCAGTAACTAAGAACGGTGATCCTAGAATTTGGTTTTATGGATTAAAGGCAATCGCAAATCATAATAACCTATTGGCCATGATAAAATACAATGATGGCATTGCACTGTTTAACTGCAGTTCTAGAAAAACTTGGGACGGATTAATCGACCCTGATAGCGATATTCGTAATTTTATCCGGGCTACAAAAGAAAAACAGAATGAAATTAAGCAAGAGCTGTTGTTTAAATTGAAAGACATTGCCAAACTTGGTTTTGTTAAGGCTGTAGGCCATGGCCCAAAAGCTGTTGGGGAAACTCTAGAGAGTTTACTAGGTATTGCTGCCAACTCAAGTAAGAAGCCTGACTACAAAGGAATAGAAATAAAATCTGGCAATGCATCAAAATCAGGAAATACAACGAAATTAAAGACAATTATAAGTATGGCACCTGACTGGAAACGATCCAATGTATCGAATGCGGTAGATTTATTATCCTCTCATGCTTACATGTCTGATGGGCGGTTGAGCTTGGCTTTTACAATGCATTCCCAGCAGCCAAATACAAAGAATTGGCAACTCACTGTAGATATAGAGGGTGACATATTATGGGCTGGCAAGCCTGTCGAATCTGATGCAGAAATACTGTTTTGGGACATGCAAAAATTGATGGATCGTATGAGAGTTAAGCATAGAATGACAGCATGGGTTTCAGCTAAAAAGAAGGTTGAGAATGGAGCGACTTATTTCAAGTATGAAAAGGTTACGTTCACTGATAACCCTCCCATCTCACAAGTTCCCTATAGATTGGCTGATGGGACACTTAAGGTTGATTTAACGATGCATCTTAAGGAAAATGGTAAGGCAAGAGATCATGGTTACTTATTTAGGGTTCAAGAGAAAGACCATCATCTAATGTTCCCGCAACCTGAAGTCATTAGTTTAATGTAA
- a CDS encoding AraC family transcriptional regulator translates to MQFIPFTSAILLAIIAGSLYRAPSAYQYTNRILAGLLAVLSMQMFGLTARLYEVYLEAYIFNSVLAMCVGPLIYLYLYNLTKGRMLLKARYMHVLPALVSPLVFFFTRNTQIIPDIFILISLIAYSLLSAQLLLYNNRKRLNELPEHIRRFALFCLTFLFVLTAMDLLIYFEISFLDDGHAPVSLVVVSFVFALVSLFSAWSLLNRADAVAWVFKRKYEAAPIDTKYSLDSHREVIAKLDNLIMKEQIHLNSETNLKSLAEALGAPERLVSNAINQKYNKTIRRFINDLRIEEAQKQLVSSNEDILSIMLNVGYETKSNFYREFHNTVGCSPNEYRKKQKT, encoded by the coding sequence ATGCAATTTATCCCGTTTACGTCCGCTATATTACTAGCTATTATTGCCGGGTCTTTATATCGCGCTCCATCTGCGTACCAATATACCAATCGCATCCTCGCCGGATTACTTGCAGTACTTTCTATGCAGATGTTTGGCCTGACTGCGAGATTGTATGAGGTATATCTGGAAGCCTATATATTCAACAGCGTTCTGGCCATGTGCGTGGGGCCATTAATTTACCTCTATCTGTACAACCTGACAAAAGGCAGGATGTTGTTGAAGGCAAGATATATGCATGTATTACCGGCGCTAGTTTCACCTCTGGTATTTTTCTTCACTCGGAATACTCAAATCATACCAGATATTTTTATTTTGATTAGCTTGATTGCCTATAGCCTGTTGTCTGCACAACTGCTTTTATATAATAATAGAAAAAGACTTAACGAACTCCCCGAGCACATTCGAAGGTTTGCATTATTTTGTCTCACCTTTTTGTTTGTACTGACTGCAATGGATTTGCTCATCTATTTTGAGATTAGTTTTTTGGATGATGGCCATGCGCCCGTTAGTCTTGTAGTTGTGTCATTCGTCTTTGCATTGGTCAGTTTGTTCTCAGCTTGGTCTTTGCTCAACAGAGCCGATGCAGTTGCATGGGTATTTAAGCGCAAATATGAGGCGGCACCCATAGACACTAAGTACTCGCTTGATAGCCATCGCGAAGTGATCGCAAAATTAGACAACCTCATTATGAAAGAACAGATTCACTTGAATTCCGAGACGAACCTTAAAAGCCTTGCCGAAGCTTTAGGCGCACCTGAACGGTTAGTATCAAACGCTATTAATCAAAAATATAATAAAACAATTAGGCGTTTTATAAATGACCTCAGAATTGAAGAAGCTCAGAAGCAACTTGTTAGCTCTAATGAGGATATTTTAAGCATCATGCTCAATGTGGGTTATGAGACTAAATCGAACTTCTATCGAGAGTTTCATAATACAGTTGGTTGTTCACCAAATGAATATAGAAAAAAACAGAAAACCTAA
- a CDS encoding alpha/beta hydrolase, which translates to MRNLLYAMLYVVVGLNGLWASEPEAKPFTYPYDMKVYDLPTAANGVDYQLIIRAPLRPPADGEKSSTFYFLDALANMTPAAAMSYNYEIFNYIPSAYFVGIGYKNEEGDFWKEENRTRDYTPTKFKPPAGHFLEKSRKDWVGSGGAPAFFDVVEKEIIPFMEANFDVHKMDRVLIGKSTSGLGATYALLNKPGLFNRYVIISPAIWWDDWLLPREERWVMKAARATKETEYSGETRVYFAVGEAEERLDLVTDLYVLANNLRKRRNDRLKINLEVLSGEQHEGVFPSAFMRGIVGVYAGETDRKPSSSPLKWE; encoded by the coding sequence ATGAGAAATCTACTTTACGCGATGCTTTATGTAGTTGTTGGTTTGAACGGCCTGTGGGCTAGTGAACCAGAGGCCAAACCATTTACCTACCCATATGACATGAAGGTATATGACCTTCCTACCGCAGCCAACGGGGTGGACTATCAACTGATAATCCGAGCCCCTCTCAGACCACCCGCCGACGGCGAGAAATCGTCAACATTCTATTTTCTGGATGCTTTGGCCAACATGACGCCAGCTGCGGCAATGTCTTATAACTATGAAATCTTCAATTACATTCCATCTGCTTATTTTGTTGGTATTGGATACAAAAACGAAGAAGGCGATTTCTGGAAAGAAGAGAACCGTACCCGTGATTATACGCCAACCAAATTTAAACCTCCTGCGGGTCATTTTTTAGAAAAGAGCCGAAAGGACTGGGTTGGCTCCGGCGGCGCTCCGGCTTTCTTTGATGTGGTGGAAAAAGAAATCATTCCGTTCATGGAAGCAAACTTCGATGTCCATAAAATGGACCGGGTTCTGATTGGCAAATCCACCAGCGGTCTTGGGGCAACTTATGCACTGTTGAATAAGCCAGGGTTATTTAACCGATATGTGATCATCAGTCCGGCTATTTGGTGGGATGACTGGCTTTTGCCTCGCGAAGAACGCTGGGTGATGAAAGCCGCGCGCGCCACAAAAGAGACTGAGTACTCGGGTGAAACACGCGTCTATTTTGCGGTTGGTGAAGCAGAAGAACGTCTTGATCTGGTGACCGATCTGTATGTGCTGGCAAACAACTTGCGCAAGCGCCGGAATGATAGACTAAAGATAAATCTGGAAGTTTTGTCGGGTGAGCAACATGAAGGAGTTTTTCCCTCCGCTTTCATGCGTGGTATCGTAGGTGTATATGCTGGTGAAACGGACCGAAAACCATCGTCCAGTCCGCTAAAATGGGAATGA
- a CDS encoding antibiotic biosynthesis monooxygenase translates to MSNLPETPIVELVVYKIKQSMQATYVNTSIEEFREFVMSFEGCISYEFYKCMGEPNVFMDIVKWETLELAEKAARRVKIYQKRPEFSAYLASFETVDIFNHFNLQKSWKQN, encoded by the coding sequence ATGAGCAATTTGCCAGAAACGCCCATAGTAGAACTTGTCGTCTACAAGATAAAACAAAGTATGCAGGCAACATATGTAAATACCTCAATCGAAGAATTTCGTGAGTTTGTGATGAGTTTTGAAGGATGTATTAGCTATGAATTTTACAAGTGTATGGGTGAACCAAATGTATTTATGGATATTGTAAAATGGGAAACTCTGGAGCTTGCAGAAAAAGCGGCACGTAGGGTCAAGATTTACCAGAAAAGGCCGGAATTTAGTGCTTACCTGGCTTCTTTTGAAACCGTGGATATATTCAACCATTTCAATTTACAAAAGAGTTGGAAACAGAACTAA
- a CDS encoding amidohydrolase family protein — protein MAKTMLQILKIGFALLTLNFLAIPSKADDTSYDLLIKNVILISPERDLPLKNVHIAIKGDKIVRVSREPIKWHAKKEIDGTGKYLTPGLIDSHVHLYHAPGLKRHYTSNYDALYNQYLDQMPRSYLYYGYTTIVETNADVQSNKRFLSTPIHPELIHCGKGVILSDGFMAMEFPKKSLLSYAPNFLHDRFNDGYLPNGVDAADHSPKAVVKNRLKAGAKCLKIYYEEALWMPEQERKFSLPSVQIMQELVSEAHAHNLPVILHGTSPAAYSFGANVGVDIMAHGLWDWRNNNYSLPDVPENVTTSILEVAKSGIKVQPTFGALRHTISMFDFGLLERKGLKHALPTDFISYLKTDGQRQKDIFLRLFGEKIVTGGGKKNVSLAMEKMFTRYGRIVGDMNSKKVRFLFGTDTSSGGFGWGSLAGFSSYVEMQNWEQSGISLKSIFAAATQENARAFGIQDRLGTIEEGKQANLLLLTQNPWETIEAYDNIEWVVLGGVAHDRNNFSALKDDTSKQAVH, from the coding sequence ATGGCGAAAACTATGCTGCAGATTTTGAAAATTGGCTTTGCTCTTTTAACCTTAAACTTTCTTGCAATACCGAGCAAAGCGGATGATACGTCATATGATTTGCTGATAAAAAATGTCATCCTGATTTCCCCTGAACGCGACCTCCCGCTTAAAAATGTTCATATTGCGATAAAGGGGGACAAAATTGTCAGAGTCAGCAGAGAACCTATCAAGTGGCATGCAAAAAAAGAAATTGATGGCACAGGAAAATACCTAACTCCCGGGCTGATTGATAGTCACGTACACCTTTATCATGCGCCCGGCCTAAAGCGTCATTATACATCTAACTATGACGCCTTATATAATCAGTATTTGGATCAAATGCCTCGCAGTTACCTATATTATGGTTATACAACCATTGTTGAAACAAACGCTGACGTTCAATCCAATAAACGATTTTTGTCAACGCCGATACACCCTGAATTGATACATTGCGGTAAAGGCGTCATTTTGAGTGACGGATTTATGGCAATGGAGTTCCCGAAGAAATCTCTATTAAGCTATGCACCAAATTTTCTTCATGACCGGTTCAACGATGGGTATCTACCGAATGGTGTTGATGCTGCAGATCATAGCCCAAAAGCTGTCGTTAAAAACCGCCTGAAGGCAGGGGCAAAGTGCTTGAAGATTTATTATGAAGAAGCCCTGTGGATGCCCGAACAAGAACGCAAATTTAGTTTGCCAAGTGTCCAAATTATGCAGGAATTAGTATCTGAAGCTCATGCACACAATCTACCCGTAATTTTACATGGCACATCACCGGCGGCATATTCTTTTGGTGCAAATGTGGGGGTGGATATTATGGCGCATGGCTTGTGGGATTGGCGAAACAACAATTATAGCCTGCCGGATGTACCTGAAAACGTAACTACTTCTATATTAGAGGTGGCAAAGTCAGGTATTAAAGTTCAGCCAACTTTCGGTGCACTCCGTCATACGATTTCCATGTTTGATTTTGGTTTACTGGAACGAAAGGGCCTAAAACATGCTTTGCCGACTGATTTCATTTCTTACCTAAAAACAGATGGTCAACGTCAAAAAGATATTTTCCTGAGACTCTTTGGGGAGAAAATCGTTACAGGTGGAGGCAAAAAAAATGTCAGTTTAGCAATGGAAAAGATGTTTACTAGATACGGGCGGATTGTTGGCGATATGAATTCCAAGAAAGTTCGCTTTTTATTTGGAACAGATACTTCATCTGGTGGTTTTGGATGGGGCTCGCTAGCGGGGTTTAGTAGCTATGTAGAAATGCAAAACTGGGAACAGAGCGGTATTTCTCTCAAATCAATATTTGCAGCGGCAACACAAGAAAACGCCAGAGCATTTGGCATACAAGATCGTTTGGGAACTATTGAAGAAGGTAAGCAGGCAAACTTGTTGCTGCTTACCCAAAACCCATGGGAAACTATTGAAGCATACGATAATATCGAGTGGGTTGTTTTAGGCGGTGTTGCTCATGACAGGAATAATTTTAGTGCTCTTAAGGATGATACCTCCAAACAAGCAGTGCATTAG
- a CDS encoding DASS family sodium-coupled anion symporter — translation MTDVNIIDHKTSINEGDTISDDTSKKVGLIAGPLLALLIYLFFRPVGLPEEATYVAAIATLMAVWWATEATHVAVTSFLPMILFPIFGVGQMTVVASSYANPIVYLFMGGFVMAIAIEKSGLHQRAALGVFRIVGVNAKSIIGGFMVAAALISMWASNTSTALMMLPIAMSVVYVIKESMPELKSEDVNNFETSIFLGLAYGATMGGIATLVGTPPNAFMAGFMQSTYSIEVDFAKWMIIGVPLAAVMLPIIWFVLVKLLYPVRFMASERTLGHLKAKHQSLGKLSVNEQRTLILFITLVLGWLSRKPIVALTGIAELTDAAVAMTAAIAAFLIPSSKRGEALVVWEDTKRLPWGVLILFGGGLALAGAMTASGLTSWIGQQLAPLGALHIAVLVVVSCTLVIFLTELTSNTATAATFLPVMASLAIETGNNPLVFVVPVTLAASFAFMLPVATPPNAIVFSSGRVSIPRMMRAGFVLNLIGIIVLTLVATIFVPIVFG, via the coding sequence ATGACTGACGTAAATATTATAGACCATAAGACATCTATAAATGAGGGCGATACTATTTCTGACGATACTTCAAAGAAGGTTGGACTAATTGCGGGCCCATTGCTTGCTTTATTGATATACTTATTTTTCAGACCCGTTGGCCTACCTGAAGAAGCAACTTATGTCGCTGCAATTGCGACACTTATGGCTGTCTGGTGGGCAACTGAGGCAACCCACGTAGCAGTTACCTCATTTCTTCCAATGATATTATTCCCTATATTTGGTGTAGGGCAAATGACCGTGGTTGCAAGCTCTTACGCCAATCCTATCGTATATTTGTTTATGGGTGGATTTGTGATGGCGATTGCCATCGAAAAATCAGGCTTGCACCAACGCGCAGCGTTAGGTGTATTTCGTATTGTGGGAGTTAATGCCAAATCGATCATCGGTGGCTTCATGGTAGCTGCAGCACTTATCAGCATGTGGGCATCAAATACCTCGACCGCACTTATGATGCTCCCAATTGCGATGTCTGTTGTCTATGTGATCAAGGAGTCAATGCCTGAACTTAAAAGTGAAGATGTCAATAATTTTGAAACATCTATATTTCTTGGCCTTGCTTATGGAGCCACAATGGGTGGAATTGCGACGCTGGTAGGCACACCCCCTAATGCGTTTATGGCGGGCTTTATGCAATCGACATATAGTATTGAAGTAGACTTTGCAAAATGGATGATCATTGGCGTACCTCTTGCCGCTGTTATGCTACCCATCATATGGTTTGTACTGGTGAAACTTCTGTACCCTGTTCGTTTTATGGCTTCTGAAAGGACTCTAGGGCATCTGAAAGCAAAGCATCAATCACTTGGTAAGCTTAGTGTCAATGAGCAACGGACATTAATTTTATTTATTACATTGGTACTTGGATGGCTTTCCCGGAAACCTATCGTTGCTTTAACCGGAATTGCCGAGCTTACAGATGCCGCTGTAGCGATGACAGCAGCTATTGCAGCATTTTTAATTCCGAGCAGCAAGCGCGGTGAGGCTTTGGTAGTGTGGGAAGATACAAAACGCCTTCCTTGGGGGGTTCTCATTCTTTTTGGCGGGGGGTTAGCACTCGCTGGTGCAATGACTGCATCCGGCCTTACCAGTTGGATTGGGCAACAGTTGGCTCCATTAGGTGCCTTGCATATTGCAGTACTTGTGGTCGTTTCCTGTACACTTGTCATTTTCCTTACAGAACTCACCTCAAATACGGCAACAGCAGCAACATTCCTGCCAGTGATGGCTTCGCTTGCTATTGAAACCGGAAATAATCCATTGGTTTTTGTTGTTCCGGTAACACTCGCCGCGAGCTTCGCGTTCATGCTACCTGTTGCGACACCACCTAATGCTATTGTCTTCAGTTCCGGTCGTGTTTCTATACCGCGAATGATGCGTGCAGGCTTCGTTTTAAATCTGATTGGCATTATCGTATTAACACTGGTGGCAACCATTTTCGTACCAATTGTATTTGGCTAG